One window from the genome of Castellaniella sp. MT123 encodes:
- the hpaD gene encoding 3,4-dihydroxyphenylacetate 2,3-dioxygenase codes for MGKVALAAKITHVPSMYISEQEGPHKGCRKAAIDGHAEIGRRCREQGVDTLVVFDTHWLVNSGYHINSAPHFEGVYTSNELPHFIKNMPYAYSGNPELGKVLADACTADGVRVRSHDNTSLELEYGTLVPMRYMNEDKHFKVVSVAALCTVHSLQDSAKLGASMRRAVEESYDGTVAFLASGSLSHRFAQNGVAEDYLFKLWSPFLETMDRAVIEMWERGDWATFCAMLPEYAEKCHGEGNMHDTAMLLGALGWDRYQGRAEVITPYFGSSGTGQINAVFPV; via the coding sequence ATGGGTAAGGTCGCTCTGGCAGCAAAAATCACACACGTTCCGTCGATGTACATCTCCGAGCAGGAGGGTCCGCACAAGGGCTGCCGCAAGGCCGCCATCGACGGCCACGCCGAGATCGGCCGCCGCTGCCGCGAACAGGGCGTCGACACATTGGTGGTGTTCGACACCCACTGGCTGGTCAATTCGGGCTATCACATCAATTCCGCCCCGCACTTCGAGGGTGTCTACACCAGTAACGAACTGCCGCATTTCATCAAGAACATGCCCTATGCGTATTCGGGCAACCCGGAACTGGGCAAGGTGCTGGCCGATGCCTGCACGGCCGATGGCGTGCGGGTGCGTTCGCACGACAATACCAGCCTCGAGCTCGAATACGGCACCCTGGTTCCCATGCGCTACATGAACGAGGACAAGCACTTCAAAGTGGTGTCGGTCGCCGCGCTGTGCACGGTGCACAGCCTGCAGGATTCGGCAAAGCTGGGTGCCTCGATGCGCCGCGCGGTGGAGGAATCTTACGACGGCACGGTCGCCTTCCTGGCCAGCGGGTCGCTGTCGCACCGCTTCGCCCAGAACGGCGTGGCGGAAGACTATCTGTTCAAGCTCTGGAGCCCCTTCCTGGAAACCATGGACCGGGCCGTGATCGAGATGTGGGAAAGGGGCGACTGGGCGACGTTCTGCGCCATGCTGCCCGAGTACGCCGAGAAATGCCACGGCGAAGGCAACATGCACGACACCGCCATGTTGCTGGGGGCGCTGGGCTGGGATCGGTACCAGGGCCGCGCCGAGGTCATCACCCCGTATTTCGGCAGTTCTGGCACGGGGCAGATCAACGCGGTTTTCCCCGTCTGA
- a CDS encoding fumarylacetoacetate hydrolase family protein: protein MKHARIAWQGGIHRVVVEGAGTLRLADGRTADAAEAIWLPPVEIGTAFALGLNYADHAAELAFKAPETPLAFLKGPNTFIGHQARTWRPAGVRSMHYECELAVVIGREGADIRREDAYDHVAGYTVANDYAIRDYLENWYRPNLRVKNRDGCTPIGPWMVDRDDVPDPMALGLRTRINGRIVQQGTTADMIFDIPALIEYLSSFMTLSPGDVILTGTPQGLAEVMPGDVVETEIDSVGCLVNTIVGDEAHFSQQPHNG from the coding sequence ATGAAGCACGCACGCATTGCCTGGCAAGGCGGCATTCACCGGGTGGTGGTCGAGGGCGCGGGCACATTGCGCCTGGCTGATGGCCGGACGGCGGATGCCGCCGAGGCGATCTGGCTGCCGCCGGTGGAGATCGGCACGGCCTTTGCGCTGGGGCTGAACTACGCCGATCATGCGGCGGAACTGGCCTTCAAAGCACCCGAAACGCCCCTGGCCTTCCTGAAGGGGCCCAATACCTTCATCGGTCATCAGGCCCGCACCTGGCGCCCCGCCGGGGTGCGCAGCATGCATTATGAATGCGAACTGGCTGTGGTGATCGGGCGCGAAGGCGCCGACATCCGGCGCGAGGACGCCTATGACCATGTCGCCGGGTATACCGTGGCCAACGATTACGCGATCCGCGACTACCTGGAAAACTGGTATCGCCCGAACCTGCGCGTCAAAAACCGCGATGGCTGCACGCCCATCGGCCCCTGGATGGTGGATCGCGACGACGTACCCGACCCCATGGCCCTGGGCCTGCGCACACGCATCAATGGCCGCATCGTGCAGCAAGGCACGACGGCCGACATGATCTTCGACATTCCCGCCCTGATCGAATATCTGTCTTCCTTCATGACGCTGTCGCCCGGCGACGTGATCCTGACCGGCACCCCGCAGGGGCTGGCCGAGGTCATGCCCGGCGACGTCGTCGAAACCGAAATCGATTCGGTGGGCTGCCTGGTCAACACCATCGTGGGAGACGAGGCTCATTTTTCGCAACAACCGCACAATGGATGA
- a CDS encoding 5-carboxymethyl-2-hydroxymuconate Delta-isomerase, which yields MAHLIFEYTDNLAREGADIPALLRKANRVMLDMKVFPPGGIRSRAIPLQDYCVAEGDHDDAFVHATVKIGAGRDPQVVQRTAAALFDMMKTHFQPLFERRTLALSLELNEFSEAGTLKHNNIHARYAKS from the coding sequence ATGGCACACCTGATTTTTGAATATACCGACAATCTTGCCCGCGAAGGCGCGGACATTCCCGCGCTGCTGCGCAAGGCCAATCGCGTCATGCTCGACATGAAGGTGTTCCCGCCGGGCGGGATCCGCTCGCGGGCGATCCCGCTGCAGGATTACTGCGTGGCCGAAGGCGACCATGACGATGCCTTCGTGCATGCCACGGTCAAGATCGGCGCCGGCCGCGATCCACAGGTCGTCCAGCGGACGGCAGCTGCGCTCTTCGACATGATGAAGACGCATTTTCAGCCCCTGTTCGAACGCCGCACGCTCGCCCTGTCTTTGGAATTGAACGAGTTTTCCGAGGCCGGTACCCTCAAGCACAACAACATTCATGCGCGCTATGCAAAATCCTGA
- a CDS encoding fumarylacetoacetate hydrolase family protein, protein MTDRNLLSPDAAVYGVIMNDRASLDRLAVAAAQPPYKALPQAPVLYVKPRNTWMRAADRIVLPQGADRAEIGAVVGLRMGRDAARLHPDAALDAVDACLLAADLSLPHANYYRPAIREKSFDGSLPLALLAGVAPGDVSTLILRTWLDDQPVAERSLDDLIRGPAQLLADVSEFMTLRQGDVLLLGVVYQSPVASAGSRVRVEVPGLAQLAFTVAAKETSA, encoded by the coding sequence ATGACTGACCGAAATCTCCTGTCGCCGGATGCCGCCGTCTACGGCGTCATCATGAATGACCGCGCCAGCCTGGACCGCCTGGCCGTGGCGGCGGCGCAGCCGCCCTACAAGGCCTTGCCGCAGGCCCCAGTGTTGTATGTGAAGCCGCGCAACACCTGGATGCGGGCGGCGGACAGGATCGTGTTGCCGCAGGGTGCCGATCGGGCCGAGATCGGCGCCGTGGTGGGCTTGCGCATGGGGCGCGACGCCGCGCGGTTGCATCCGGATGCGGCGCTGGATGCGGTGGATGCCTGTCTGCTCGCGGCCGACCTCAGCCTGCCGCATGCGAACTACTACCGTCCCGCCATCCGGGAAAAAAGCTTTGATGGGTCGCTCCCCTTGGCGCTGCTGGCAGGGGTGGCACCGGGCGACGTATCCACGCTCATCCTGCGCACGTGGCTCGACGATCAGCCGGTCGCCGAGCGTTCCCTGGACGATCTGATCCGTGGTCCCGCGCAGCTGCTGGCCGACGTCAGCGAGTTCATGACCTTGCGCCAGGGCGACGTGCTGCTGTTGGGCGTGGTCTATCAGTCGCCGGTCGCTTCGGCCGGGTCCCGGGTACGGGTCGAGGTCCCCGGCCTGGCGCAGCTGGCATTCACCGTGGCCGCGAAGGAGACATCGGCATGA
- the hpaE gene encoding 5-carboxymethyl-2-hydroxymuconate semialdehyde dehydrogenase produces the protein MIKHLINGREVDSAEVLQTLNPATGDVLAEVASGGAAEVEQAVRAAHDAAPGWAATSATERAAILHRLGDLITRDVPELARLETQDTGQVIGQTGKALVPRAAHNFHFFAEQVLRLNGESYPSDTGHLNVTMWQPVGVCALISPWNVPFMTATWKLAPCLAFGNTAVMKMSELSPLTADRLGRLALEAGVPPGVFNIVHGYGHTAGEALVSHPDVRAISFTGSTLTGQRIVRAAGLKKFSMELGGKSPFIVFDDADYERALDAALFMIFSNNGERCTAGSRILVQKGIYDRFVSDFTDRARRLTVGDPLDPKTIIGPMISAGHLRKVTSYIEAGQREGARLVCGGGTPDVPAALKGGNWVQPTVFADVDNRMSIAQDEIFGPVPCLIPFTDEAQAVAIANDTPYGLSSYVWTESTGRALRMGRAVEAGMVFVNSQNVRDLRQPFGGVKASGTGREGGHYSYEVFCEAKNICISYGDHPIPRWGL, from the coding sequence ATGATCAAACATCTGATCAACGGGCGCGAGGTCGACAGCGCCGAGGTCCTGCAGACCCTGAACCCTGCGACGGGCGACGTGTTGGCGGAAGTCGCCAGCGGCGGCGCGGCCGAGGTCGAACAGGCCGTGCGGGCTGCCCACGACGCGGCGCCTGGCTGGGCCGCGACGTCGGCCACCGAGCGGGCCGCCATCCTGCATCGGCTGGGCGATCTGATCACCCGCGACGTGCCCGAACTGGCGCGCCTGGAAACTCAGGATACCGGCCAGGTCATCGGTCAGACCGGCAAGGCCCTGGTGCCTCGCGCCGCGCATAATTTTCACTTCTTCGCCGAACAGGTCCTGCGTTTGAATGGCGAAAGCTACCCCTCGGACACCGGCCACCTGAATGTGACCATGTGGCAGCCGGTCGGGGTCTGCGCGCTGATCTCTCCCTGGAACGTGCCGTTCATGACGGCCACCTGGAAGCTGGCCCCCTGTCTGGCGTTCGGCAACACGGCAGTCATGAAGATGAGCGAACTGTCACCGCTGACGGCAGATCGTCTGGGGCGGCTGGCCCTGGAAGCCGGCGTGCCGCCGGGGGTCTTCAACATCGTGCATGGCTATGGCCACACCGCGGGCGAAGCCCTGGTATCGCACCCGGACGTGCGGGCCATTTCCTTCACGGGTTCCACCCTGACGGGCCAGCGCATCGTGCGCGCCGCGGGCCTGAAGAAGTTCTCCATGGAACTGGGGGGCAAATCGCCCTTCATTGTCTTCGATGACGCGGATTACGAGCGGGCGCTGGATGCGGCGCTGTTCATGATCTTTTCCAACAACGGCGAACGTTGCACGGCTGGCAGCCGCATTCTGGTGCAGAAGGGGATCTACGATCGTTTCGTGTCCGACTTCACCGACCGGGCGCGGCGTCTGACGGTGGGGGATCCGCTGGATCCGAAGACCATCATCGGCCCCATGATCTCCGCCGGCCACCTGCGCAAGGTCACCAGCTACATCGAGGCCGGCCAGCGCGAAGGCGCGCGCTTGGTATGCGGGGGCGGCACGCCCGACGTGCCTGCGGCGCTGAAGGGCGGAAACTGGGTCCAGCCCACCGTCTTTGCCGACGTCGACAACCGCATGAGCATCGCCCAGGACGAGATCTTCGGACCGGTGCCCTGCCTGATTCCCTTCACGGACGAAGCCCAGGCTGTGGCGATCGCCAACGACACACCCTACGGCTTGTCGTCCTACGTCTGGACCGAAAGCACCGGGCGCGCCCTGCGCATGGGCCGCGCCGTGGAAGCCGGCATGGTGTTCGTCAACAGCCAGAACGTGCGTGACCTGCGCCAGCCTTTCGGCGGCGTGAAGGCTTCCGGTACGGGGCGCGAGGGCGGGCATTACAGCTACGAGGTGTTCTGCGAGGCCAAGAACATCTGCATCTCTTACGGAGATCACCCGATTCCGCGCTGGGGTCTCTGA